CTGATGGGGAGGCTGGAGAGAGGAGAGCTCGGGGATTTAAAGCAGACCCATTTCGTCAAGTTTCAGTTTTCGCCAATGGCCTCGAAGTTCATGAGGAGAGAAGACGTGGAGATGAACATAATCGAGTTAAGGAAGAAAGTGGTTTCTCTCACGACGAGTGGCAAAGATGTAATTATCTTCACTGGTGACTTAACGTGGACAATCAACGGTGAGATATCATCGTCCTACAGTCCTTTGGATCATCTAGTTGAAGAAATGGGGAAACTAATCGCCGAATACGACGACGTTGATGAACAAATCCGTGGTTCTAAGAGGAGGGTTTGGGTAATGGGAACGGCTTCGTTTCAGACATACATGAGATGTCAAATGAGACAACCTTCGTTAGAAACGTTGTGGGCTCTTCATCCTGTCTCTGTCCCATCTTCAGCTAATCTCGGCTTAAGCCTTCATGCGACAAGGTAAACtctttttcttactttttacCATTAATTTACTCTAAAAAAGTTAAACACTGTTCCAGTCATTTTTTCACAAAAGTGAGTTTGGTCAAAAAAGGTTTTGGGTAGATAGTGACACTAGCTAGTATACCTATGTTAATACTTAACCAAAAAAGAAACGAATCTTTATGTCGTAGTTCAAAAATAATAGTTAGataatttcttttgaaaatgtTGTGTTTTTTTGCAGAAGTTTTAACTTGAAACTGGTCCCTTTAGAGTCTGTCTTTGTTCTCTGACTTACTCAGATCAATGTCTCACGGAAGCCAAAACCCTGTGTGTCTATGACTCCATGCTTGTCCTTTCACACTATACAGTCTTTATTGTGTTTTATATACTTGGACCCCTCATAGTATAGTAGGAGTCCACCTAAGTGTAGCTAAAGGTAGATTATAGTGCAACAACTTTGTATCCGTTACTAAATTGTGGATACTAGAATTTCAAAAAATGGAGGTAGGTAGTAAGTAACATTTTGGAATATATTGGATTCATATATTTATCCAATGGGGCATTTGCTTGTAGacaaattaatttcaaaacaacGCAGCGGAGAATATTCCTGCGACAATAAAGATAAAAAGCTTGaaacttttgatttttaagttaatgtttttgttttgtagcaatGTATGGACGGTTTTACCCCTTTTACTACTTTGGTTGATTAGTCTCAAGTTCTCTTTCCATGTCTGATAGCTAAGAGACCCGTCCTATATTAGGGAAACATTTTGTCTTCTTGTCTACAAGACACTTTTTACAACAATCCAAAATctctttttcacttttttttttatgctttGTTTTCAGACGTTAGCGAGAATGCCACTGATCTCTCTTTTTCTTGACCGTTTTGTTTATTTGCAGTGGACATGAGGCATGGAACATGAGCAGTAGCGTTAATGCGACAAAGTCCTTTTCTGGTTACAATAAAGCTGAGGAAGAAGAGACAATAAGCTCTGTGCTAAGTTGTTGTCCTGAGTGTGTTACTAGCTTTGAAAGAGAAGCAAAAGCGCTTAAAGCTAACAAAGAGAAGCTCTTGCCTTCTTGGCTCCAATCCCATGATGGTGACAACTCTCCACACAAGGTAGAactagtatttatatttaaatgtacCATTATATGATCAAAACGATAAATCAAAGTGCTAAcaactcttgtttttttttggtgctGTGTAGGAAGAGTTAATGGGACTTAGGAGGAAATGGAACAGGGTTTGCGAACATATACACAATCAGACAAGACACTCTCCTCTGATGGGGTCAAGATCTCTATCTTTGATTGATTCGTTGGGGTTAAAGCCGAATCATCAGCGAGCCACAAACTCTATTGCCAAGTTCAGACGTCAGACTTCTTGCGCTATTGAGTTTGATTTGGGTGGAAACGACTATGAGAAGGGTGAATCAATCAATGAAGCTGAAGATGATGGCAACGAGAACGTGAAGACCACTCTTGACTTAGGGCGTTCTCTGTTTCCATCAGATTCCGTAATAGAGACGAGAAAGAAGATCGGTGCTTTGGTGAAAGCTTTGGAGGAGAGTGTTCCATGGCAAACTGTGACAATGCGTTTGATTGCTGAGAGTTTAATGGATTCCGTGCTGAACAAGAAAGATGGCTGGATTATGATAGAGGGCAGCGACACAGCCGCGAAGAGGAGCATAGCTCGCATTGTATCTGAATCTGTTTTCGGCTCTCTGGAGTCTCTCGTTCACATTGACCTTAAGAAGAAAGACAGCGAGCTGAAGGCAAGAGGAGTAGAGCATGGCGAGAAGGTTGTGTTCTTGATCGAAGACATCGACTTGGCGGATTCACGTTTCTTGAAACTCCTTGCTGATCGGTTCGAAGAGAAGCAGAAGAATAAAACCGCCGTCTTTATCTTGACGAAGGAGGACAATGCAAGAAACAGAGAGTCTGTTTTGCAGATAAGCTTGGAGGTCACGGCACAGAGTCCTGGGAGAAAGAGAAAACCGGGATCAGATTTACCGGTTAAGGAGGGCAAGATCAAGAAGGAAGCGTTCTCGAGGCAATCAAGTTTCAGTAGCTCTTATCTCGACCTGAACTTaaaagctgaagaagatgaagaaggagagattAGTCCGATCTCAAGCGACTTAACCGGAGAGGAAGAGACAGATATCTCCTCCAGCACTTTTTTAAACATGATTCAGAACCGGTTTGTTCTTAACCGGTCATATCAACCGGGAATCGAAAAGGCAATGATGATGGCGGCTTTCAGGGAGGTTTTTCCGGAAGAAGGAAACGGCGGTGGAGTTAGGTTTAGCGTGGAGGAGAAACTAGTGGAGGAGATTAGCGGCGGCAGTTACGTTCAGAGCGGTGCGTTCGAGAGTTGGTTAAAGGAGGTTTTCAAAACGGGGTTACTAACGGTTAAAAAAGGCGGGGAAAAGGATACGGGTGTAATTAGGATGGTGTTTGGGGGTATAgttgacaacaacaacaacgacaACAAACAATATGGTGGTGGGGTTGGTGGGTACATGGGTACATGTCTTCCGAACAAAGTCCAAGTTTCCAAGTTCGAGTAGATCCTTCGGTTTAAaattccttttgttttttttttttcgttttcaaTGTAAAATTTCCATTACTAATGTGGGGGTTTGACTGGTGTAACTCGTTTTCTTTTTCCGTCGAATGTAATATAAATGCGTTTTAAATTTGCCAATCAAATCAAATGTATCTGCGCGATAAAACAACGCTAGACTAATAAATGTGAAATAAAAATACTGAAGTACAGAGGGATTGCTGCTTCATTTACCATGGTGGATGTTAAGAATGGCAATCAAACTCCATTATGGTACTACGCTACATGGTCATCCTTCCAAAGACTTACGGACTTGATGGAGATGCGAGGCTGCACTGATTTGGGTATTCACAAACACTCATTGGTTGGTGATGTAATTGTGAATAGGATGCAAGACAGATTCTACATGAGCGTGGCAACTCTTTGGAAGCAAAATGATCAAAATTGTATAAGCTGGTTTCCAATATAAAACCAACGACGagtttttgtttgattcatGGACAAAGACAATAACGGAATATGGCAGAGTCCTCCATAGTAGACTGCATGGGCTTACATTAATGTTGCAGTATGTGAAGCGAAAAAAGCCCAATGGGCGTCAAACCGCTTTTTATCGCGATTTGTAATCCGCCAAACGCGCGTTATTTGCGGCCGCGATTACGGACTTCAAATCAAACTATTTTAGAAAGTCGTAGGATTCTCGATCTCTCTCCGTCTAGAAAACAGTGGCGAAGAAGAAGGAAGTGAGAATGAGCTGTGCAACCGTAACTGTGAACTGGAAACACACTATCCTCTACCTAACCCTAatcatatctcttctctacTCGATCGAAACCCTCATCTCGCACAAACTACACGTCAACCACAACCAAATCCGCCTCAAAAGGTCTCCGAATCTCCCTCTACGGTTCCGCGACGACGGCACCTTCAAAATCCTCCAGGTCCATTACGTTATTCCCTTTCTAAATTCGTGCATTATCGCTagtgtttgatttgatttggttttgaaTGATTGACGATTGCTGGAATATCTGATGATGTCTTCAGGTCGCGGATATGCATTTCGGAATGGGGAGCATTACTCGATGCAGAGATGTGGCGGATGCAGAATACGGTTACTGCTCTGATCTCAATACCACTCGGTTCCTTCGGAGGATGATTGAAGCTGAGAGACCCGATCTCATCGCATTTACTGGTAAACCATGCGTAATTGATTCTCTTATGATCTGTGAAACCGCGAGGGAGAAGTACTGGTGTTGATTTGAGAGATGTACATGTTtacttttcttaaaattttccaaatataGTAAGGAGGAGGTATACAAATGTGGAAACTGTTGCACAGAACTTTGGTTATATCCTTTTGTAGACCTGTGTTAGTGTTTCTTGATTGCTAGTGAAAGCTGTTAGTGAAACTGATTGCTTGTAAGAGCTCCTCCAAGTGATGATGAAACTTGAATGAGCAAACACATGTCATCCACAATTAGCTTGGATATAAGATTTAGTGATGATGAAACTTGAGTGAGCAAACACATTTGATCCACAATTTTAGTTATAATATCTATTTGATCGGTGTGACAGTGTTAAAGGAAGGATTAGAGCTGATTCGCTAACTTTTGTTGTTGGTGATTATTAGGGGATAATATATTTGGATCAAGCACTACTGATGCAGCGGAGTCTCTTCTTCAAGCCATTGGTCCGGCTATTGAATATGGAATCCCATGGGCTGCCATTTTAGGAAATCATGACCAGGAGTCCACTATGAACCGTGCAGAGCTGATGACTTTCCTCTCGCTTATggatttttctctctctcaaatcAATCCACCTCTCGAAGATGGCGCGGAAAGAGGCGCATTGAGGTCAATTGATGGCTTTGGGAATTACCGCCTCAGAGTACACGGTGCACCTGGTTCTGTTCTGTCAAATAGCACCGTCTTTGACCTCTTCTTTCTTGACAGTGGAGATAGAGAAACTGTCCAAGGTAGACGAACATATGGATGGATCAAGGACTCTCAACTTAGTTGGCTTCAAGATGCTTCTAAACAGGTAAAAGAGACTAATCATTTCTTGTTACATCTGGTGAAATATTCACATATTCAGATCTTTTATCATGATTACACATTGGTGAAGCAAGATTCATTAACCTCTAAACAGGGTCTTAATCCTGATCCAGCGCTAGCCTTCTTCCACATTCCAATCCCGGAAGTCCGTGATCTGTGGTACACACCCTTTTTTGGCCAGTTTCAGGAGGGTGTGGCGTGCTCCATCGTGCAATCAGGAGTCTTAAATACCTTTTTGTCCATGGGAAATGTAAAAGCCGCGTTCATAGGACACGACCATGTCAATGATTTCTGCGGAAATCTAAAAGGGGTATGGTTTTgttacggtggaggatttggaTACCATGCATATGGAAGACGAAATTGGCACAGAAGAGCGAGACTGATTGAGGCTAAGCTCGGGAAAGGAAAAGACACGTGGACAGGAGTTCAACGTATCAAGACGTGGAAACGTCTAGACGATGGAGACTTGAGCAAGATAGACGAACAAGTCCTATGGGAAGCTTCCTACTCGTTTCTGAAGTGACCTAGGGACAAGGCAAATAAGGTatattgatttctttttttcatgATTGCCCATCTTTTCGATGTTTTGTAGTTTTGTGTAAGAAATTTCCGAGTCTAATGCTTTTAGGCTTCTTGTCATACTTAATGTCATGCATTGCAACATGATACACATGTGTCTGTTCGTTGTTAAAACGTTTTTCAGATGATCATAATGTGAGATCCTATTCAGTATTGACATCATCGTCTGTTAGGACCACTCGTGCTGAAACATATGTGAACTGAAACACCGAATTTCGTTTTTTAGATTCTTTCAAAATGTCACTTTCGTTGTTTTTCCTGTGTGATCTCTTtgactgctttttttttttttttgtcatccctCTTTGACTACTATAATCATCTCGTTAATTATGAGTACTTAAATTATTggatttaaaaacatatatatatatatattttttttttcttttatttatttattagctAATTAACATCGCATGGTTGACTTTGTTGGGTACACATACAGTATTTTGATTGTCAaatcatttcttatttttctttttgctatATGCTTGTTTCACTAtctttgtcattttttttgctACCTTGTCTTATAAATAGGTTATGTTTCCGTCTTCTCCTATCCTTTTCCTTTTTGGTCAtgacttttatataaaaaattatttattttaatattattaagttgGAACATTTCTTTAGTGCTCACACTGTAGATATTGACAAACAGGTACAGAATAGTTAAGACTGATGAATAAAGACCTCGTGTCGAATAATTATCAACCTAATTACTctgtattattttaatattatgctagtcttttgttgtttttattttagttagaaaatacctttatttttttattgaccAATTACTGTTTACTAATAATTGACATTGTCAAACCTTCTTTTGTTTCAGTAAGGATACAACGCTGGTGTGTATATTATTAACTGGAAACCTACGTTGTTGTCTCCCGAGAGCTTGGTCTGTCTCATTTTAGTTTTATCACTGCCCTTTTCTATATAAAGCTCACAGGTCGAGAGAGACAAGAGACAGTTGATTAGAGAGAACTCTGTCGGAAAATGGATAACGTCGACCAAGAGTTCAACAATTACTGGGAAACAAACTCCTTCCTCCAAAACGAAGACTTCGAATATGACAGgttctttcttgttttttcatttttgtctctctctttctatatCCCCACTTTCCCGGAAACACTTGAGATTCTGATATTCGTTTTCTTTCTCTAAAAGCTGGCCTTTGGAGGAAGCGATTTCTGGGTCGTATGATTCGAGTTCGCCTGATGGGGCGGCTTCGTCTCCGGCTTCTAAGAATATTGTGTCGGAGAGAAACAGAAGACAGAAGCTTAACCAGAGACTCTTCGCTCTTCGATCAGTTGTCCCCAATATCACTAaggtttgttttttaaaaagttcCCATCTAAACTCGTTGTCTTCTAGTTCCAAGATCCAAGCTTATTATGGTATCTGTTTTACTTTTTCTTTGGTAGATGGATAAAGCATCAATAATCAAAGATGCAATTAGTTACATACAAGGGTTGCAATATGAAGAGTCGAAGCTCGAAGCGGAGATCAGAGAACTTGAATCTACTCCAAAGAGTAGCCTGAGCTTCAGTAAAGATTTTGATCGTGATTTGCTGGTTCCTGTCACATCCAAGAAGATGAAGCAGCTTGATTCTGGTCCTTCCCGTTCTCTCATTGAAGTTCTCGAAGTAAATTTCTGTGCTTTCCTACTTTAACACACCTTGAAtcatttaaactaaaaaaaatcattaaaaattgtGGGGTTTTTGTTGGGTGATTGAAGCTGAAGGTAACATTCATGGGAGAGAGGACAGTGGTAGTGAATGTAACATGTAATAAGAGGACAGACACAATGGTGAAACTGTGTGAAGTCTTTGAGTCATTGAATCTCAAAATCATCACTTCCAATCTCAACTCTTTCTCTGGCATGATCTTCAACACTGTCTTTGTTGAGGTCAgcatctccctctctctctccaatttGTAATTAGTTAATTACTCTCAAGTAGTAATGATTACAATTAGTCAAGACGTGGACAGTAAACTTTTCAAGGAAAAAAGTAACAGGAagcattcatatatatatattactattgaTTTAGTTaacttttcttaaaatctaatgCAAATCGCAcgataatatttttcttaaaattgaaaattaaccAAAGTGAAAATAGTTCTTTTTGTTAGATTAAATGCCTATTGTGGCTTAAATGTgagtcaaattttttttttttactttttaaaggGTTTTCGTCGAGCTTTTACTAGATTTTGCAATCTCGTCTGATTTGTTTTTGAAGGATTTTCTGTGGTTCTATGCTCGTGCCAAATTATTTTAACGCTAAATGTTTTACTAATGAGCCATTGTGTTATTTCGTtacctttaaaaaaatatatatacctttCTCAAAATGCAAGGTTTCTTGATTTGAATCATTGTATATTTTGTTTAGACGACATGGACCTTTCTGGTTGATTTAAAGCAAGATTTTATTAGAGTAAACTAATCattaaattaatagaaaatattcTGGGTTTGGTCTATATTTTTGTTGGCCACTTGGCTGTGGCTTATTCTGTAATTTTAATCAAGTAAATTGCATGACttttaaaaatactaattcTAGTTCCACTGTTATCATCAACTGTaatgactatataaaaaaaattcaagactTTCCATTTTCGTTTGTCAATTTATCATTTATTATGTCTTTTAGCGAAGTTTgtcaatttatttataaataactagatAGTAAAAAATAGGGAAATTAGGCGGTATGGCTaggaaaaaatgttttcaacaaaaaaagggGTTTATGGTTTTTTCCTTTACCGGTGGTGAATGGTTCCagtttcatttatttcttctcaAATCGGCGTGGTAAATAGTTACGTAAATGGGTTCCTAGCTTATATCGGAACGCGGGGAGAGCCTCGACCAAGCATTTATTGGTTttgttttagtattttaataaaattagtttttggtCCCACAATTATTGGAATTGGTCCATTTGGccattaagaaaagaaaaaaaatattatctctGCTTACTCTGATTGCTTTGTAATCAATGTTGCTCAACCGCTCGAATTAAATAACAATgggttataaaatgatattacctcccaaaaataaaattttttagagtttatttttattctacattaaaatacttttatatactttaaaaaaatagtaattgtaaatatttgaattgattaaattatattGGTGGAtagttattagaaaataaattataaactaaattataaatatttattatatttttaataaacatgaaaactttagaaaattttaatttcatgaACGGAGGGAATACTAAAATATTAGCTAATTCTGCCAGATacgtcatatatatatatatatatattgtctgGAGTTAATAAAGGATTATAGCTGATACTTTCAAATGCCTGAGAGAGAAATAAAGAATAAAGTGTCAATAAATAATTGGATATTAGAGATAAGATTATGATTGCAATTGCtgatatcctactatataaaagggactaaattcaaggcttttgagactatccacctcagccaaaatattctcatccaaaaagaattaaaaataaatgtcatttagaagataattaactaatataaaacttttgatatttctaaaaatttcaaatttgtaactgctaatttattaatagaatcatatatctatattgaattatgttctatttttaatcgttactttaagagtaaataaattattaatttataatatatatatagtttataactttatattgtagttataaataaagagaaaataaccgggaAAGGTGAAGAAActcatataaaattatgtaattaaaatggtaaaatggtgaatatgatgaagtgaatctaagaaaatttgttgtacaaattatggtgctttcttcgtccactataatgatttaaaataatatatattcatataaataagtcaatatttgttgttttttttgtaagatgttaagattatcattttctgaaaggttacactgatccaaagagattagtttgtggagctaaccaaacgaggattatagtgtttactttggaaaaagtaataggttgaacgatagatggcgtgcgtgttttttcacatggaaatctgcacatatattaaaattgtaagatttgaatcatagagaaaatatagtgtatatgactgaagttgattcattccgaaactaaagatggctaaaattcttctttgtcaaaatgcatagatgtgaatcttatatgaatagagttctcaattgcttatagcagtgtaataaatTCCGTgtgtaaaggaaaaaaaatgttatataagtgaaaacaaaaattatgatttttttcttgtgcctataggctcttcgcaatttgaagaagaaagaacatattgtgtgaaaatctttggctcggtcaaattttatcgagttgtttataaaactgttgttatatgattcatgtaaattttcagtgttgatttaaaagcccaagaaaacccatctatactgactttttgatttttttctgtgatttaaatttaaaaaagataaaactttcgataagttatgtaaactcagaacaagtatttaactttagaaagcatttacatgtttcaaacttataatatatacatatataatgtttaaaattatgtatataaaacctGTATAAAATGTGCttaaatatgtttctcttctttaatgtgttaattgtactatatataacattattttaaaatttcaaaaagtttatgtcacatacaaaaaccatcaataaaaaatataattctccatctacaaccagaaaaaagaaaaactataaacatataaatttaaattaagaaaaactaacattggaaaaacaaaaaaatcctactatataaaagggactaaattcaaggcttttgagactatccacctcagccaaaatattctcatccaaaaagaattaaaaataaatgtcatttagaagataattaactaatataaaacttttgatatttctaaaaatttcaaatttgtaactgctaatttattaatagaatcatatatctatattgaattatgttctatttttaatcgttactttaagagtaaataaattattaatttataatatatatatagtttataactttatattgtagttataaataaagagaaaataaccgggaAAGGTGAAGAAActcatataaaattatgtaattaaaatggtaaaatggtgaatatgatgaagtgaatctaagaaaatttgttgtacaaattatggtgctttcttcgtccactataatgatttaaaataatatatattcatataaataagtcaatatttgttgttttttttgtaagatgttaagattatcattttctgaaaggttacactgatccaaagagattagtttgtggagctaaccaaacgaggattatagtgtttactttggaaaaagtaataggttgaacgatagatggcgtgcgtgttttttcacatggaaatctgcacatatattaaaattgtaagatttgaatcatagagaaaatatagtgtatatgactgaagttgattcattccgaaactaaagatggctaaaattcttctttgtcaaaatgcatagatgtgaatcttatatgaatagagttctcaattgcttatagcagtgtaataaatTCCGTgtgtaaaggaaaaaaaatgttatataagtgaaaacaaaaattatgatttttttcttgtgcctataggctcttcgcaatttgaagaagaaagaacatattgtgtgaaaatctttggctcggtcaaattttatcgagttgtttataaaactgttgttatatgattcatgtaaattttcagtgttgatttaaaagcccaagaaaacccatctatactgactttttgatttttttctgtgatttaaatttaaaaaagataaaactttcgataagttatgtaaactcagaacaagtatttaactttagaaagcatttacatgtaaaagaaacaaaccgacaaataatattataaataaaataaatttataagacacaatccgcgcgaagcgcggaaaaaatctctagtatactataataatatatttggtTGCTTTTATCCTTAATGGCATCTGTCACTTTTCTGGCTCCCGTCTTCGTTTgagttttttatttgtataatgtCGTCTGACAATGTAATTAAGTTTTATCTTAattattaatgatattttttttggtttaatttgaaCAGGCGgaggaagaagaacaagaggtggtgagattaaaaatagaaacagGAATAGGAGCTTATAATGAAACTCAAAGCCCCACTTTGAGCATCGACTCTCTTTactaatcattttttttgttttcatttgtctcggcttctctctcttttacaaataaataatatgttatctCTTTCCACTTTCGTTTATTTGTCCATCACGAATACTTCTTATTGTGCGTTTATTTATATAGTgtctataataataataataatcgtACGCATTGTTTCTTCTTTTAATTTGGGAAGTGGGGAATGGTATGTTTGTCCTTTATAAAACGCAAAAGAAAAGGAGTTTTGCTTACTATTTTGACCAATAATTGATTTGCTCTTTTGTCAATATAAAAACTGATACTATGCCTTTTTGTTGAAGCCAAGAGAACAAGCTATTTGACAGAAAAATGGCTACCATTGAGGTGCTAAGTTTTGATGGAAATAAGTTTCAACAGAAGTTTTGATTAAGTAGCAAAAGAATATCAATTTTCTAGTAAAACAGAGCGAGTTAAAAGACAAACAAAATGGTTGAAATTATGTGATTGAAACGAAAAGAGTAATAATGGTCACAGAAAAacatatattgtatatacatAACACACATGAAATAGGAGCTTCGTGTACTTGGTCTGTAACGGCAGCTGTTTCACCAGTCTTTGAGCAGTTCTCCTGCAACATCGCGGTAGctaactttctttttcttcacaGGCGGAGGAACTTCATCTGCCTCTGCGTTCTTCACACAAGCATTATCAGTCTCGGCGCCAAGTTTTCTTTTCTCTGAAGACTCACCCTCACCACAAA
Above is a window of Brassica napus cultivar Da-Ae chromosome A10, Da-Ae, whole genome shotgun sequence DNA encoding:
- the LOC106371504 gene encoding probable inactive purple acid phosphatase 28, whose protein sequence is MSCATVTVNWKHTILYLTLIISLLYSIETLISHKLHVNHNQIRLKRSPNLPLRFRDDGTFKILQVADMHFGMGSITRCRDVADAEYGYCSDLNTTRFLRRMIEAERPDLIAFTGDNIFGSSTTDAAESLLQAIGPAIEYGIPWAAILGNHDQESTMNRAELMTFLSLMDFSLSQINPPLEDGAERGALRSIDGFGNYRLRVHGAPGSVLSNSTVFDLFFLDSGDRETVQGRRTYGWIKDSQLSWLQDASKQGLNPDPALAFFHIPIPEVRDLWYTPFFGQFQEGVACSIVQSGVLNTFLSMGNVKAAFIGHDHVNDFCGNLKGVWFCYGGGFGYHAYGRRNWHRRARLIEAKLGKGKDTWTGVQRIKTWKRLDDGDLSKIDEQVLWEASYSFLK
- the LOC106371502 gene encoding protein SMAX1-LIKE 5-like, with translation MRTGGYTIQQTLTTEAASVLKQSLTLARRRGHAQVTPLHVAATLLSSRTSLLRRACIKSHPGFSPNYQFAPSLHHHQNQNQNHPLQCRALELCFNVALNRLPTIPGPMFHGQPSLANALVAALKRAQAHQRRDCIEQQQQQQQAQTQQPQTQLLAVKVELEQLVISILDDPSVSRVMREAGFNSTAVKNCVEECSVSSVFYGGSVVGVFSSPNSPDQQPSINMSRFHHYQNPKDFNFLNPNIPLWQTQFLNQSPNQNPLLISSSPHHHHQQRLRENDMKLVVDILLRKKTKKKNPVIVGDSVSFTEVFVSELMGRLERGELGDLKQTHFVKFQFSPMASKFMRREDVEMNIIELRKKVVSLTTSGKDVIIFTGDLTWTINGEISSSYSPLDHLVEEMGKLIAEYDDVDEQIRGSKRRVWVMGTASFQTYMRCQMRQPSLETLWALHPVSVPSSANLGLSLHATSGHEAWNMSSSVNATKSFSGYNKAEEEETISSVLSCCPECVTSFEREAKALKANKEKLLPSWLQSHDGDNSPHKEELMGLRRKWNRVCEHIHNQTRHSPLMGSRSLSLIDSLGLKPNHQRATNSIAKFRRQTSCAIEFDLGGNDYEKGESINEAEDDGNENVKTTLDLGRSLFPSDSVIETRKKIGALVKALEESVPWQTVTMRLIAESLMDSVLNKKDGWIMIEGSDTAAKRSIARIVSESVFGSLESLVHIDLKKKDSELKARGVEHGEKVVFLIEDIDLADSRFLKLLADRFEEKQKNKTAVFILTKEDNARNRESVLQISLEVTAQSPGRKRKPGSDLPVKEGKIKKEAFSRQSSFSSSYLDLNLKAEEDEEGEISPISSDLTGEEETDISSSTFLNMIQNRFVLNRSYQPGIEKAMMMAAFREVFPEEGNGGGVRFSVEEKLVEEISGGSYVQSGAFESWLKEVFKTGLLTVKKGGEKDTGVIRMVFGGIVDNNNNDNKQYGGGVGGYMGTCLPNKVQVSKFE
- the LOC106371505 gene encoding transcription factor bHLH35: MDNVDQEFNNYWETNSFLQNEDFEYDSWPLEEAISGSYDSSSPDGAASSPASKNIVSERNRRQKLNQRLFALRSVVPNITKMDKASIIKDAISYIQGLQYEESKLEAEIRELESTPKSSLSFSKDFDRDLLVPVTSKKMKQLDSGPSRSLIEVLELKVTFMGERTVVVNVTCNKRTDTMVKLCEVFESLNLKIITSNLNSFSGMIFNTVFVEAEEEEQEVVRLKIETGIGAYNETQSPTLSIDSLY